A window of Bradyrhizobium sp. AZCC 1719 genomic DNA:
CAGCCAACGTCATCTCTACGAGATTCATACCGTCCCACAGGGCGATTTGATCCCTAAAATAATCTCCGCCGAACTCGTCGTTGAACTTGCGAGGCTGCGAGATTTCTTGTGATGTCCATGATTACCGTCTCGCTTTGCCGAGCGATGCACGATGCTCCCGGATGGCAGACAGGCATCACGACGCGTACTTCTGGTAAAACGTATTCGTGAACAACTCGCCCGGATCATACTTCCGCTTCGCTGCGAAGAAATCTCTGATCTCCGGGTATGAGCGCTGCAACTGGTCCTTCGAATAGTAGAGTTGGTAAGGCAGGAAGAACCGGCCCTTGTGCGCGATGGTGAGGTCGATCAGTTCTTCCGTCGCCTTCTTCATCCGCCGGTTGCCCTCGTCGTCCGTCGTCTGGTTGATGTAGAGCACCAGCGAGAATGCCGGCTCCGGCGAATAAGTCAGGAAATTGTTTTCCTGATGCACGACCCGCACCGACGCGTTCAGCAGATTGGTCTTGTTGTCGATCAGCACCTTGCGCATGCCGTCGACAAACGAGACGAACTGGCTGCGCGGGATGAAATATTCGTGCAGGATGTCGGTATCGTCAGGCAGCGAGTTGCGCAAATAAGGCACGGAATCGTGCATGGGATCATTGCGGTTGACGAGACAGGCCTCCGCGGATCCGATCGCTTGCGCGCGCGTCACCGTGCAGTTTTCCATCCGATGCTCGATGTGCTTCTCGGACAGCCATTTTATCTCCTGAAACAACGGCCCTTGCTTGGAAAGGTTGATGGTCAGCCGCCGCAGCTTGGTGCCGCTGACCTCGCCGAGCGGCTGGCGCTTGAAATCGGTGCCGTCGATCTTGGTGTAGGTATAGAGCAGCAATTCCCTTAGGAACGTGCTCGGCGCGGTCGAGAGATGGCCGTACATCAGGCCGATACTGGCGTCCTTCTCGATCTCGCCGGCGAACAGCGCGGGAAATTCCTTGTAGTCCATTACGCGACGGCCGGTCTGGTAGACGAGGTTGTCAGCAATATCGAGCTCGGCATCGACGATCACGCCGAACAGGCCGTAGCCGCCGACCACGAGGTTGAACAGATCCGCATTCTCGGTCGACGATACCGTGCGCAGCGAACCGTCCGCCAGCATCACCTTCATCGACTTGATCGATTTCGCAAGCGCGCCGGCCTGATGGTCCATGCCATGGGCATTGACCGAGATCGAGCCGCCGACGGTGAAGATGTCGGTCGACTGCATGGCGCGCACCGCAAAGCGCGGATGCAGCACGTTCTGGATGTCGTGCCAGGTCGCGCCCGGCTGCACGGTGATCGATCTGGCGCTCTCGTTGAGCACGATTCTGTTGAAGCCGCGCATGTCGAGCACGATGCCGCCCTTGCGGAAGGCGTGCCCACCCATGCTGTGGCGGACGCCGGCGGTGGTGACGGAGAGCTTGTTGTCGCGCGCAAAGGCCAGCGTCTTCGCAATATCCTCGACGCTGCGCACCGCGACCACGCCGTAGATTTCGGTCTTGTTGAGACAGCTCGCATCATTGATGCTGCCGCCAAGCTGCGACCATTTCACGTCCTTGAGCGGCGCTATCGCCTTGATCCGCTCCAGATCGATTTTCGCCTGCTCGCCGCCGCCGACCGCCGGGCCGCAATCCTTTTCGCCCGCGGGATCGGCCGCCAGCGCCTGAAGCTTGCGATAGCTGTAAACGCCGAGCAGCACGACGACCACGGCGGCCACGGAGACGCCGGTTTTGAATTTTTGCGAAAATTTCTTCATGAATTGATTCCAGGGGATTGCGAGATATTCCGGGAGGGCGAATGTTTAGTCAAATTTGGGCGGCTTCTGGTTCGATAGACCGGTTGCGTTACCGAAGCGATAAACCGGAGCGAACGAATGAAGAGCTGCCGCATACACGTGATGGGAGCATCGGGCGCGGGCGTCACCAGCCTCGGCCGTGCTCTCGCCAGTGCGCTGGCCATCCCGCATCACGACACCGACGATTACTTCTGGCTGCCGACCGATCCGCCCTACCGGCACATGCGCGACGTCGCGGAGCGCCTGAAGCTGATGCAGGACGTCTTCCTGCCGCGCGCGGCCTGGGTATTGAGCGGATCGCTTAACGGGTGGGGCGATGTGCTGATCCCGGATTTCGACGTGGTGATATTCCTCACAACCCCTCGCGAGATACGATTGCAGCGGCTGCGCGCCCGCGAGGCCACCCAATTTGGCACTGAGGCGGTGGCGCCCGGTGGCTACCGGCATGCAGAGACCGAGGAATTCATCGAATGGGCGTCAGGCTATGAGGAAGGCAATGTGAGCCGTACTCGAGCAAAACATCAGGCCTGGCTCGCCAAACTGCCCTGTCCCGTGCTGCGGATGGATGGATCGCGGCCGTTGCCCGAACTTGTCGCCGACGTTCGCGCAATGATCCCCGGCCAGCACGACGGACCGGCGTGATGGATACCTTCCCGCGGCCCACTTCTGCCGATATTCTCTCCGCGCAGACCGCGGCGAAGCAATGCCGCTCGCTTGGGAAACGCTGAAGGTGACGGGCAACACCTGTCCGAACGCCAGCAATCAACAACACAAATCGCAGGGAGGACACCAATGCTGACGCGACGCAGTATGATGTTCGCCTCCATCGCGGCCGGAGTGATCATGAACAATAGAACCGCCTCTGCCAAAGCGGCGCAGCCGGCGACGCCGGTGAATTTCGACGTGCCCATGGGCGCCTGCGACTGTCACACCCATATCCACCCCGATCCCGAAAAATTCCCGTTCTTCCCCGGCCGCGTCTACACGCCCGAACTGGCTTCGCCCGAGGAAATGACCGCCCTGCACAAGGCGCTGCACATGGAGCGCGTGGTGATCGTCACGCCCTCGATCTACGGCACCGACAACTCGGCCACGCTGTTCGGCATGGCGGCACGGGGGCCGACCGCGCGCGGGATAGCCGTAATCGACGACAAGACGTCGGAGGGCGATCTCGATGTCATGGGCAAGGCCGGCATTCGCGGTGTCCGCCTCAATCTCGCAACCGGCGGCGTCAACGATCCGAGCGTCGCCCGGCCACGCTTCACAGCCGCCGTCGAGCGCATGAAAGCGCGCGGTTGGCACGTGCAGATTTACACCAACCCGGCGATGATCACCGCGATCAAGGATCTGGTGATGGCCTCGCCGGTGGCGGTCGTGTTCGACCATTTCGGCGGCGCCAAGGCAGGCCTCGGCGTTGAGCAGCCGGGCTTTGCCGACCTCGTGGATCTCGTCAAATCGGGCAAGGCCTATGTGAAGATTTCCGGCGCCTATCGCGCCTCCAAACTCGCGCCCGATTACACCGATTGCATCCCGCTCGCCAAGGCGCTGATATCAGCCAATCCCGACCGTATCGTCTGGGGCACCGACTGGCCGCACCCCAACTCGGTCACGCCTGCTGACAAGAAGATTACCGACGTCACGCCGCTATTTCAGATCGACGACGGGCGGCTGTTGAATCAGCTTCCGGTGTGGGCGCCGGATGCGGCGATCCGCAAGAAGATCCTGGTCGACAATCCCGCACAGCTCTACGGGTTCTGAAGCCCGGCAGTCGACATCGCGGCCTGCTGCTGTCCGAACAGATCGCGGTCGTAATTGCGCAACCAGTCACCGGCCTTGCGCAGGCCGCCGAACGGGAACAGGTGGAATCCGGCGATCGGCGCGGTTGCCGCCGCAGGCGCCGCTCGCAATCCCCTGACGACGTCGTCAGGTCCGGTGTCCGTCAGCAGGCGGCCGAACCGGCCGATCTGGGCCCGCAGCGCGCGCATGGAATTGCCGATGCCGCAGCGGAGCGCGAACTTTGTCAATGTCGCCGGCGTTGCCGGTCCGGCCAGGCCGACGATGATGGGCAGATCGATGCCCGCGCGATCGAGGGCGCCGATCCATTCCAGGATCGGCGTGCTCTCGAAGCAGAATTGTGTGACGACATCGACCCGCGTTCCCGTCCGCCGCCCCCAGTCGCGCCACGCCTTGAGGCCGTTCAGCGCGTCCGGCAGATCGAGATAGGGGTGCCCCTCGGGATGACCGGCAATGCTGACGGCTGCAATCGCATGCGCCTCGAGCAAGCCGCTGGCGGCAATATCGCGCGTTGATTTGAACGGGCCTCTCGCAGCGGCAACATCGCCGGCAATCAGGAGGATGCGCGAGACATCGGCTTCGCCGCGCGCCCGCGCCAGGAAATCGTTGAATGCCTCCCGCGAGGCCATTTCGCGCACCGCGATATGGGGCACCGGATTGTAGCCGGCGCGGCGCAGCGCGGCAGCCGTCTCAATGTTGTGACGGTAATTGTCGCCGGGCAGGAACGTAATCGTGACATCGGTGCCTTCAGCGAAATGGTCGCTCAGTTCCGCGATCTGATGTCCGCGCGAGGAAATTTCGACGGAGGCCTTCGACAGTAGTGCGGCTAATCTGGCGGATGCTTGATCGGAGACGATCACGAGCGCCTCCCTTTGTCATGCCGGCGCGCGGCGGCGCGAGATCACATAGGTCTCGTCGTTGAACCACAGGCCGCCATGTTTCCTCAGCACGCGATCGGTGGCTTCAAGATAGCGGCCATCGCGAACCACTTCCGACAACCTGTTATCCTCGATCTGCGCCACGTAGATCGCGGCGTTCCAGGCGGCGAACAGCGTCGAGGTGCCGATCGGGCCGCTGACCTCGTCCGGCAGCGTGTGCATCTGGTAGCGGAAGATCGAGCGCGCATCGGAGGACGCAT
This region includes:
- a CDS encoding amidohydrolase family protein, whose amino-acid sequence is MLTRRSMMFASIAAGVIMNNRTASAKAAQPATPVNFDVPMGACDCHTHIHPDPEKFPFFPGRVYTPELASPEEMTALHKALHMERVVIVTPSIYGTDNSATLFGMAARGPTARGIAVIDDKTSEGDLDVMGKAGIRGVRLNLATGGVNDPSVARPRFTAAVERMKARGWHVQIYTNPAMITAIKDLVMASPVAVVFDHFGGAKAGLGVEQPGFADLVDLVKSGKAYVKISGAYRASKLAPDYTDCIPLAKALISANPDRIVWGTDWPHPNSVTPADKKITDVTPLFQIDDGRLLNQLPVWAPDAAIRKKILVDNPAQLYGF
- a CDS encoding FAD-binding oxidoreductase, with translation MKKFSQKFKTGVSVAAVVVVLLGVYSYRKLQALAADPAGEKDCGPAVGGGEQAKIDLERIKAIAPLKDVKWSQLGGSINDASCLNKTEIYGVVAVRSVEDIAKTLAFARDNKLSVTTAGVRHSMGGHAFRKGGIVLDMRGFNRIVLNESARSITVQPGATWHDIQNVLHPRFAVRAMQSTDIFTVGGSISVNAHGMDHQAGALAKSIKSMKVMLADGSLRTVSSTENADLFNLVVGGYGLFGVIVDAELDIADNLVYQTGRRVMDYKEFPALFAGEIEKDASIGLMYGHLSTAPSTFLRELLLYTYTKIDGTDFKRQPLGEVSGTKLRRLTINLSKQGPLFQEIKWLSEKHIEHRMENCTVTRAQAIGSAEACLVNRNDPMHDSVPYLRNSLPDDTDILHEYFIPRSQFVSFVDGMRKVLIDNKTNLLNASVRVVHQENNFLTYSPEPAFSLVLYINQTTDDEGNRRMKKATEELIDLTIAHKGRFFLPYQLYYSKDQLQRSYPEIRDFFAAKRKYDPGELFTNTFYQKYAS